A part of Thermotoga petrophila RKU-1 genomic DNA contains:
- a CDS encoding ROK family transcriptional regulator, whose translation MHKKLNPKSMKTENKKMVLRYLIESGPHSRVEIARKTGLAQSAIWRIIEELVNEGLVEEKGTATGRRRKAVTYGPTRSFITSIIYNVEVLETLVAVGFLDGAWRIIERFSTPKDFDEFKQRVASSYENILKNHVLNENISKVVFSLPGIVNTENKFLIHAPNLGWRDVDFHKEFGNLDLEVLVENDSNLSLLAEEFFSQDVKESDVAFFLYFGEGIGGAISVNGKIVRGENFAAGEIGHVVLDVKSGKEVEEFLSISRLIEKIEKFVELQGESLNEKFRYVKRLWFSGEKNVKETMEEFLQHVAVVLKNIVYFLNPGVIVLGGVVNDLWDTFGSFIKRELEKITDKEISAVLIRDTIFKEISPSLVGGNVLAIEEFLGQII comes from the coding sequence GTGCATAAAAAGCTGAATCCAAAATCCATGAAAACGGAAAACAAAAAGATGGTTCTGAGATATCTGATAGAGAGTGGACCGCACAGCAGGGTGGAAATCGCCAGAAAAACAGGACTCGCTCAGAGCGCAATATGGAGGATCATTGAAGAACTGGTGAATGAGGGATTGGTAGAGGAAAAGGGAACAGCGACTGGTCGTCGAAGAAAAGCTGTAACTTACGGCCCAACAAGATCCTTCATCACATCCATAATATATAACGTGGAAGTACTTGAAACACTGGTTGCAGTTGGTTTTCTGGATGGTGCATGGAGAATAATTGAGAGGTTCTCTACTCCAAAGGATTTCGATGAGTTCAAACAAAGAGTTGCTTCTTCTTATGAAAACATTCTCAAAAACCACGTTCTGAACGAAAACATATCGAAAGTGGTGTTCTCTCTTCCGGGTATTGTGAACACAGAAAATAAGTTTTTGATCCACGCGCCAAACCTCGGATGGAGAGATGTTGATTTTCATAAAGAGTTTGGAAATCTGGATTTGGAGGTTCTAGTGGAGAACGATTCCAATCTTTCACTGTTAGCTGAAGAATTCTTTTCTCAGGATGTGAAGGAAAGCGATGTTGCCTTCTTTCTCTATTTTGGTGAGGGAATCGGTGGAGCGATTTCGGTAAATGGAAAAATCGTTAGAGGAGAAAATTTCGCTGCCGGAGAAATAGGTCATGTTGTCCTTGATGTGAAGAGCGGAAAAGAAGTGGAGGAGTTTCTCTCTATATCACGACTCATAGAAAAGATAGAAAAATTTGTAGAACTTCAGGGAGAATCACTGAACGAGAAGTTCCGATACGTCAAAAGATTATGGTTCTCAGGAGAAAAGAACGTAAAAGAAACAATGGAAGAATTTCTTCAACATGTGGCAGTTGTTTTGAAGAACATCGTCTACTTTCTGAATCCTGGCGTGATAGTACTTGGTGGTGTTGTTAACGATCTCTGGGACACATTCGGATCTTTTATAAAAAGAGAACTTGAGAAGATAACAGACAAAGAAATTTCCGCCGTTCTCATAAGAGATACCATTTTCAAAGAAATTTCACCGTCTCTTGTTGGAGGAAATGTTCTGGCAATAGAGGAATTTTTGGGGCAAATAATTTAA
- a CDS encoding prolyl oligopeptidase family serine peptidase: MNGVTLITKVFPEGEKACAVVIEYPVEIDGQKLSPDQFSVKVKTSDTYSSRTITKVYANDNGDPSFSIFNNRGKYVVLELSPEDFHSNTIVFGPSFLNTRMELDYIVSQLVPIFDVNGNKVEPFTSKQTDEKHLIIDDFLAFTFKDPETGVEIPYRLFVPKDVNPDRKYPLVVFLHGAGERGTDNYLQVAGNRGAVVWAQPRYQVVHPCFVLAPQCPPNSSWSTLFTDRENPFNPEKPLLAVIKIIRKLLDEYNIDEKRVYITGLSMGGYGTWSAIMNFPELFAAAIPICGGGDVSKVERIKDIPIWVFHAEDDPVVPVENSRVLVKKLAEIGGKVRYTEYEKGFMEKHGWDPHGSWIPAYESQEVIEWLFEQSR, translated from the coding sequence GTGAACGGTGTAACTCTTATTACAAAAGTCTTTCCGGAAGGTGAAAAAGCCTGTGCGGTCGTCATCGAATATCCCGTTGAGATCGATGGTCAGAAACTCTCACCGGATCAGTTCTCGGTGAAAGTGAAAACTAGCGATACCTACTCTTCAAGAACGATTACAAAGGTTTACGCAAACGACAATGGAGATCCCTCTTTCAGCATTTTCAACAACCGTGGGAAGTATGTTGTTCTGGAACTCTCCCCCGAAGATTTCCACTCAAATACTATTGTCTTCGGCCCCAGCTTTCTCAACACCCGTATGGAGCTGGACTACATCGTCTCACAGCTCGTTCCCATTTTTGATGTGAACGGAAACAAAGTAGAACCCTTTACATCGAAGCAGACAGATGAGAAACATCTCATCATCGATGATTTCCTTGCATTCACTTTCAAAGATCCGGAAACAGGTGTTGAGATACCCTACAGATTGTTCGTCCCGAAAGATGTGAATCCTGACAGAAAATACCCGTTAGTTGTCTTCCTGCACGGAGCGGGAGAAAGGGGAACAGACAACTATCTACAGGTCGCCGGAAACCGTGGAGCGGTTGTCTGGGCTCAGCCGAGATACCAGGTGGTTCATCCGTGTTTCGTTCTCGCACCGCAGTGCCCACCAAACAGCAGTTGGTCCACTCTCTTCACAGATAGGGAAAATCCTTTCAATCCAGAAAAGCCCCTTCTTGCGGTGATAAAGATCATTAGGAAACTTCTTGACGAATACAACATAGATGAAAAGCGTGTTTATATCACTGGGCTTTCGATGGGAGGCTACGGCACCTGGAGTGCCATCATGAACTTTCCTGAACTCTTCGCAGCCGCAATACCGATATGCGGTGGAGGAGATGTCAGCAAAGTCGAGAGGATAAAGGACATACCCATCTGGGTCTTCCACGCAGAAGACGACCCCGTTGTCCCGGTGGAGAACTCGCGCGTTCTTGTGAAAAAATTGGCGGAGATTGGAGGAAAAGTCAGATACACTGAATACGAAAAAGGATTCATGGAGAAACACGGCTGGGATCCACATGGATCATGGATACCTGCTTACGAAAGTCAGGAAGTCATAGAGTGGCTGTTTGAACAAAGTAGATAG